One region of Termitidicoccus mucosus genomic DNA includes:
- a CDS encoding TonB-dependent receptor domain-containing protein, producing MRGISPNATTFTTDGNVLANSGLSAIDDYDRAVSLKTFSIAAVETIEVYKVPPPSSPANASGGVVNMITKNAFDQKGRRVSFGLNLNLNTKALDFGSSNAGGAEPSRKWGPGFNFYYSEAFLNNTLGVSFTLNAYENYRYSFELGEFGDTYPSLPSGELPSAGTEGFLNDWLMTERSSRNQYRTASLNLDYKLSRNTSIFLRTSYNDGKELNSHYHRLRIGRVGGSTYDAANSDFDTMDINGYWSMSLNGAPSQGRYNENWSVNPGVKHTFSWGKLDYDGYMSRAFTKGANGINSITLQSPLGHFVLSDARHEDGATITQIDATSTNDWLDLDNWTTLLVQSYDQLLTDRRNGGKFNVMAPVTLFGHPLALRAGGSYVDWNRKTHSLRSDYNLKINSSTPNYSEFYDPNFLDSSDASRSVIPNWISTQKVTEYFYNNPDMFTRNEADYYTYLARYTRDISESVAAGYFMGSWQIANFNIMAGARYERTEVETSGWSRGIDWSTTPPTLVTGVDVRDQIARGENSYDNWFPNAQLKYEPVANLILRAAYTTSIQRPDMTKLVPSDSLSFNADNQYYTFQRANIALKPQYSTNYDLSVEYYLPNSGVVTAGWFYKEIDDYILQTTGWADNIMPGLLDWFTDYPVWVQTMQNVGTAKMSGYEFSYRQNFKQFKFLPSPLQNLDFYGSFSYAKPEGDIEILNMKRKVLNARLTYRARSWYATVAYYWCDSWLRRNPTSVGSVEEGTFRMGDDGVYVAPSDRWDVSFNWQFSNTWTLSFDWRNILNERKNTHATTARFAIMSVAPLSPWP from the coding sequence GTGCGCGGCATCAGCCCGAACGCCACCACCTTCACGACCGATGGCAACGTCCTCGCCAACAGCGGCCTCAGCGCAATAGATGATTACGACCGCGCTGTCTCGCTGAAAACATTTTCGATTGCCGCCGTGGAAACAATCGAGGTGTATAAAGTGCCTCCCCCTTCATCCCCGGCCAACGCCAGCGGTGGCGTTGTAAACATGATTACGAAAAACGCGTTCGACCAAAAAGGCCGCCGCGTTTCATTCGGACTCAACCTCAACCTCAATACCAAGGCGCTCGACTTCGGCAGTTCCAATGCCGGTGGCGCCGAGCCGTCCCGCAAATGGGGGCCGGGGTTCAATTTTTATTATTCCGAGGCGTTTTTGAACAACACGCTCGGCGTCTCGTTCACGCTTAATGCCTACGAAAATTACCGCTACAGCTTTGAGCTTGGTGAATTCGGCGACACCTACCCTTCGCTGCCCTCCGGAGAGCTTCCCTCCGCCGGCACGGAGGGTTTCCTCAACGACTGGCTGATGACGGAGCGCAGTTCACGCAATCAATATCGCACCGCCTCGCTCAATCTCGATTACAAACTCTCCCGCAACACCTCCATTTTCCTGCGGACATCATATAATGACGGGAAGGAATTGAACAGCCACTATCATCGCCTGCGCATCGGCAGGGTCGGGGGAAGCACGTATGATGCGGCAAACTCGGATTTTGACACGATGGATATCAACGGCTATTGGTCGATGTCCCTCAATGGCGCTCCCTCGCAGGGACGTTATAATGAAAACTGGTCTGTCAATCCGGGCGTCAAGCACACATTCTCGTGGGGCAAACTTGACTACGACGGCTACATGTCCCGCGCGTTTACGAAAGGCGCCAATGGCATCAACAGCATCACGCTCCAAAGCCCGCTCGGCCATTTCGTGTTGAGCGATGCGCGCCATGAGGATGGCGCCACAATTACCCAGATAGACGCAACTTCCACCAATGACTGGCTCGACCTCGACAATTGGACCACATTGCTGGTCCAAAGTTATGACCAGCTCCTTACCGACCGTCGCAACGGCGGCAAATTTAACGTCATGGCGCCGGTGACATTGTTTGGCCATCCGCTCGCGCTCCGGGCCGGCGGATCTTATGTCGATTGGAACCGCAAGACGCACAGTCTCCGCTCCGATTACAATCTCAAGATCAACTCCTCCACGCCAAATTACAGTGAGTTTTATGATCCTAATTTCCTGGATTCCTCGGACGCCTCCCGCTCGGTGATCCCGAACTGGATCAGCACGCAAAAAGTCACGGAATATTTTTATAATAATCCGGACATGTTCACAAGAAACGAAGCCGATTATTACACATATCTGGCCCGTTACACACGCGACATCTCCGAGTCCGTCGCCGCCGGTTATTTCATGGGATCGTGGCAGATAGCCAACTTTAATATAATGGCCGGCGCCCGTTATGAACGCACGGAAGTCGAGACTTCCGGCTGGTCGCGCGGAATTGACTGGAGCACGACGCCGCCGACCCTGGTCACAGGTGTCGATGTTCGCGATCAAATCGCCCGCGGGGAAAATTCCTACGACAATTGGTTTCCAAACGCGCAGTTGAAATATGAGCCGGTTGCGAACCTCATCCTGCGCGCCGCATACACGACGTCGATCCAGCGCCCTGACATGACCAAGCTCGTTCCCTCCGACTCGCTTTCATTTAATGCTGATAATCAGTACTACACCTTCCAGCGGGCCAACATCGCGCTGAAGCCGCAATACAGCACCAATTATGATCTCAGTGTTGAATATTACCTGCCCAACTCCGGCGTGGTGACCGCCGGGTGGTTTTACAAGGAGATCGACGACTACATCCTCCAGACCACGGGCTGGGCGGATAACATAATGCCCGGGCTTCTGGATTGGTTTACTGACTATCCGGTCTGGGTGCAAACCATGCAGAACGTGGGCACCGCCAAGATGAGCGGCTACGAGTTCAGCTATCGCCAGAATTTCAAACAGTTTAAGTTCCTGCCGTCCCCATTGCAGAACCTCGATTTCTACGGTTCGTTCAGCTATGCCAAGCCGGAAGGCGATATCGAAATCCTCAATATGAAGCGCAAGGTGCTGAACGCGCGCCTCACCTATCGCGCGCGCAGTTGGTATGCCACGGTGGCCTACTATTGGTGCGATAGCTGGTTGCGCCGCAATCCGACCAGCGTCGGTTCCGTCGAGGAGGGCACATTCCGCATGGGCGACGACGGTGTTTACGTCGCCCCGAGCGACCGCTGGGATGTCAGTTTCAACTGGCAGTTCTCCAATACTTGGACGCTGTCCTTCGACTGGCGAAACATCCTCAATGAAAGGAAAAATACACACGCTACGACCGCGCGGTTCGCCATTATGTCGGTGGCACCACTATCGCCGTGGCCATAA
- a CDS encoding DUF5597 domain-containing protein, whose protein sequence is MKKTRFHIATMVFAGLAVAASPGAVAADAPHLKKQGTVTQLIVDGKPMLILGGELGNSTASDLKYLNTHWGTFKTIGLNTVIAPVEWDQIEPTEGVYDFAPLEGLVQQAEANNMKVVLLWFGAWKNSMSSYAPPYIKHDYKTYAKAQDNKGVPQDILSPYDPDTLKANQRAFGALMAHLKTFDKNHTVVMVQVENEIGMLPVVRDYSPQAQAAFEGNVPKSLIDYLQKNKSSLHPYVRAVWADKGYKTAGTWSEVFGDSIEAQEIFQAWGFSVFANELTKAGKAAYDLPMYVNGALNRPDQKPGQYPSAGPIPHVFDIWKAGGPDIDLIGLDAYFPNYVYWADQFKRPDNPVFVPEANRAGRTDAGGNAFYTLGELEGIGFAPFHIETLPNPSTHALTDAFRVLHQIAPIILAHQGRGTIRGFRAPLSYEGVLDEKPRIFDLSGYTLTVSMVDSRTPKETQDIAAHGGLIIQTGKDEFLAAGRGVIIRFADAVKSGYRVGIEQIVEGEFADGKWVGGRWLNGDESGQGRYLRLPPEKFGIQKIKLYRYK, encoded by the coding sequence ATGAAAAAAACACGATTCCACATAGCAACTATGGTATTCGCCGGCCTTGCCGTGGCCGCGTCCCCCGGCGCTGTCGCCGCCGACGCGCCGCATCTGAAAAAGCAGGGCACGGTCACGCAACTGATCGTCGATGGCAAACCCATGTTGATTCTGGGCGGCGAACTCGGCAACTCGACTGCCTCGGACCTCAAGTATCTGAACACTCATTGGGGGACGTTCAAGACCATCGGCCTGAATACGGTCATTGCCCCGGTCGAATGGGACCAGATTGAGCCAACGGAAGGAGTCTATGATTTCGCGCCGCTCGAAGGTTTGGTCCAGCAGGCCGAGGCCAATAATATGAAGGTGGTCTTGTTGTGGTTCGGTGCGTGGAAAAATTCGATGTCCAGCTACGCGCCACCCTATATCAAGCACGACTATAAAACCTATGCGAAGGCCCAGGACAACAAAGGCGTGCCGCAAGACATCCTGAGTCCCTACGATCCGGATACCTTAAAGGCTAACCAGCGTGCATTCGGAGCCCTGATGGCTCACCTGAAGACGTTCGATAAAAATCACACTGTCGTCATGGTGCAGGTTGAAAACGAGATCGGCATGCTGCCGGTCGTGCGCGATTACAGCCCCCAGGCGCAGGCAGCCTTTGAGGGCAATGTTCCGAAGTCCCTGATCGATTACCTGCAAAAGAACAAATCGAGCCTTCATCCCTATGTCCGCGCCGTCTGGGCCGACAAGGGCTATAAAACCGCAGGGACGTGGTCGGAGGTCTTTGGCGACAGTATCGAGGCGCAGGAAATCTTTCAGGCCTGGGGGTTTTCGGTCTTCGCCAATGAACTGACCAAGGCTGGCAAGGCGGCCTACGACCTGCCGATGTATGTCAACGGGGCGCTTAATCGTCCCGACCAAAAGCCCGGTCAGTATCCAAGCGCCGGCCCCATTCCCCATGTGTTCGACATCTGGAAAGCAGGAGGTCCGGATATAGACCTGATCGGCCTCGACGCCTATTTCCCGAACTATGTTTACTGGGCCGATCAGTTCAAGCGCCCCGACAATCCCGTGTTCGTTCCCGAAGCCAATCGGGCCGGCAGGACCGACGCCGGCGGCAACGCGTTTTATACTCTGGGCGAACTGGAGGGCATCGGTTTTGCGCCATTTCACATTGAAACGCTGCCCAATCCCTCAACCCATGCCCTGACGGACGCATTCCGGGTGCTGCATCAAATCGCGCCGATCATTCTCGCCCATCAGGGCAGGGGCACCATTCGCGGCTTCAGGGCACCGCTGAGTTATGAAGGCGTGCTGGACGAAAAGCCGCGCATATTCGATCTGAGTGGATACACGCTCACGGTTTCCATGGTCGATTCCAGGACCCCGAAAGAGACACAGGATATCGCCGCCCATGGCGGCCTGATCATCCAGACCGGCAAGGATGAATTTCTGGCCGCCGGCAGGGGCGTAATCATAAGGTTCGCGGATGCCGTCAAATCAGGTTATCGGGTCGGCATCGAA
- a CDS encoding autotransporter outer membrane beta-barrel domain-containing protein, translated as MLDFYFFDNSTWNQLIIAGNLAIESGGQLSVGIGAGSEFALRAAEYKVATITGAITGDFSNWNQNAFSLTSIAEYEFRPAAGSETEIWISIDRAPFASVSGLTANQFGIARIVDDAMDIIPDELILSLDAQVTARAYGQVLNQLGPQAYQAWWPAALISASALGESVSHRLSVSGAGDAASKKFNVWTQASRSESTVSTTANNEYFNFKPYDFYLGADRAFAPGFVAGAVLSYNYTDYRLDDSGSSGDSSSITGALYARFRKAAFQLDALAFYGMDDYSADRSVVRSRLGSYAKADTDGKHSGFRFQLAYNIPTPILDIAPVVAVAYTKWHADPFTETGDTLVPIHVEKQSAEAVLLSAGFRFSRTFDILRGKAQIRPFLNVFYMHDAEGGDRHIRANVLDRDIEVLARRLDRDGWRIEGGFSVDYTNGFSLFASYGNDSNIIVDQTISVRAGVGYRF; from the coding sequence ATGCTCGACTTCTATTTCTTCGACAATTCCACATGGAACCAGCTCATCATCGCCGGCAATCTTGCGATAGAAAGCGGCGGTCAACTTTCTGTCGGCATCGGCGCCGGTTCCGAATTCGCACTGCGCGCCGCGGAGTATAAAGTCGCCACTATCACCGGCGCCATCACCGGCGATTTTTCGAACTGGAACCAGAACGCGTTTTCACTCACCTCCATCGCCGAATACGAATTCCGCCCGGCTGCCGGCAGCGAGACTGAAATATGGATTTCGATTGACCGCGCTCCCTTCGCCTCGGTTTCCGGCCTGACGGCCAACCAATTCGGCATAGCCCGCATCGTCGATGACGCCATGGACATCATCCCTGACGAACTCATTCTCTCCCTCGATGCGCAGGTCACCGCGCGCGCCTATGGACAGGTTCTCAATCAGCTCGGCCCGCAAGCCTACCAAGCGTGGTGGCCCGCCGCGCTCATCTCCGCGTCCGCGCTTGGGGAAAGTGTCTCGCACCGCCTCAGCGTAAGCGGAGCGGGGGACGCTGCCTCGAAAAAGTTCAATGTTTGGACGCAAGCCTCGCGCTCCGAGTCCACTGTTTCGACAACCGCCAACAACGAATACTTCAATTTCAAACCCTACGATTTTTATCTCGGCGCGGACCGTGCTTTCGCACCTGGATTTGTTGCCGGTGCCGTCCTATCTTACAACTACACCGATTATCGCCTGGACGATTCCGGTAGCAGTGGCGACTCCTCCAGCATCACCGGCGCGCTCTACGCACGCTTCCGCAAAGCCGCTTTCCAACTCGATGCCCTCGCATTCTACGGCATGGACGACTACTCGGCCGACCGCAGCGTCGTCCGTTCCCGTCTCGGCAGCTACGCCAAGGCCGACACCGACGGCAAGCACTCCGGCTTCCGTTTCCAACTCGCCTACAATATTCCCACGCCGATCCTCGACATTGCGCCGGTCGTCGCCGTCGCCTACACAAAGTGGCACGCGGACCCGTTCACTGAAACCGGCGATACTCTCGTGCCGATCCACGTCGAAAAACAAAGCGCGGAGGCGGTACTCCTCTCCGCCGGTTTCCGCTTCTCTCGCACTTTCGACATCCTTCGCGGCAAGGCGCAAATCCGTCCCTTCCTCAATGTTTTCTACATGCATGACGCCGAAGGGGGTGATCGGCATATCAGGGCAAACGTATTGGATCGCGACATCGAAGTTTTGGCCAGAAGGCTTGATCGCGACGGCTGGCGCATCGAAGGCGGTTTTTCCGTCGATTACACCAACGGCTTTTCGCTCTTTGCCAGCTATGGCAACGACTCAAATATCATTGTCGATCAAACCATCTCCGTGCGCGCCGGTGTCGGATACCGTTTCTAA
- a CDS encoding carboxypeptidase-like regulatory domain-containing protein — MNCKPANPRSHAASVSLFDKIALAAKQVGAITRALPALLAFGFIFSVGPQLDAQAASTGFVAGRVFSAKTGNALPGAPVYLDGATAPASTTDSSGSFTITGLAPGEHSLRVTYSDLDSLTKTVIVEAGVAATVEFSLSSSIYMLDAFVVAAEREGQAFAISQQRQSDVMKNVVSADAFGNILDTNAGEILKTSPAFCQL, encoded by the coding sequence ATGAACTGCAAACCTGCCAATCCCCGATCACATGCAGCCTCCGTTTCGCTGTTTGACAAAATCGCACTTGCCGCCAAGCAAGTCGGAGCAATCACACGAGCACTGCCCGCGTTGCTTGCATTCGGGTTCATCTTTTCAGTCGGCCCGCAACTTGATGCCCAAGCGGCATCCACTGGCTTTGTCGCTGGCCGCGTTTTCAGCGCCAAGACCGGTAACGCCCTCCCCGGCGCGCCCGTTTATCTCGATGGCGCGACTGCCCCCGCTTCCACTACCGATTCCAGCGGCTCATTCACCATCACCGGTCTCGCGCCGGGCGAGCATTCGCTGCGCGTCACCTATTCCGACCTCGACAGCCTGACAAAAACCGTGATCGTCGAGGCCGGTGTCGCAGCCACCGTCGAGTTTTCGCTTTCCTCCTCAATCTACATGCTCGATGCCTTTGTCGTCGCCGCCGAGCGCGAGGGACAGGCTTTCGCCATCAGCCAGCAGCGGCAGTCGGACGTGATGAAAAACGTCGTTTCCGCTGATGCATTTGGCAATATCCTCGACACCAATGCCGGTGAAATTCTGAAAACATCCCCGGCATTTTGTCAATTATGA
- a CDS encoding TonB-dependent receptor plug domain-containing protein — MKTMPCASQNPPALYHYLIAAASGMLISSSLVMAQAVKQSDTDPAESHPRVPVVTTTDSRPSDDIIVMSPFQVDSKKEKGYFAENTLAGSRMKTNIADLGASISVITKQQMEDTASLDINDVFRYEVNTEGSSTYTPGILSARSDGVADTIAANSGGSGIVQTNATANRVRGLGVPGSALNYYPANPQVPFDSYNTASLEISRGPNSMLFGMGSPAGIVNQSTAQALLNKNTAQASFRVDDRASTRASFNFNKSLIKDTLAVYGAFVYNDQQFERKPSYDITRRQYGAITYRPFKKTILRASVEGYTNDNRRPNSMTPRDFVTEWVKGGRPVYDSATGTFTSLDTGAVSAPFAMSARSPRTDATRNYIKSLPGYDPSKWNVVINASDVPESSYNGVAIYGTGAFTNANSILFVPGIASGIPNLGRTVMQIADGNLVAWFTPQAVQYRTQWGKGANPAANADTWPIVAPAYPNAIPADNINGNPVWDAAYNSITTASGGWSAPVDVSGYMYSGVTDKKIYNWEKINTLQMNYGNDRNTNYNLELEQEILPNLLHLSAGWLRQDFDSFSSHTVATLDVNTLYVDTNVRLPDGSLNPYLGQVFVRDQDPEIYVNSETADNYRAMLAFTPDFSKNKNWTKWLGRHQILGLFSYQDVTKTLYRKRPQFVGGDIAGQYRFMNNPQNNADGTPTGWNYQQNALQRQYYLSKPGDPYGTVTQASGEWGRNAYTGDITVYNYATSQWETVSMTTGLVTRSETTGRNQRRLASWSGGITSYWWAERLITTLGIRYDDYRARAIAQEGAAITDPVTKTVISKALTNAEKWVDGVYQIDKVFSRWKPWDELSGTTSTIGGVLKPFQGWEAIESRADRGSLWWEFVRSFGVSYNKSDNFNAPDAAQVDLFGKPLPKPTGEGTDWGVQFSLFKNKLFARVTWFEASNDNERITGGSAITRLKDHLDTTSFRKWARQIALINKFGDPTVANWAGGQTLTPADEQEIQDATATIWQQSYNYYGEIGSPAASQTANAKGVEVQVTYNPLPNWTMKLTGGKQETRYSDVLKEYTAWYAHRSPAWDNARAADYLLPQYQQYANYTTSSGGNVNLANFWGSYGFTPEIGIDRTDGCTNVRNYFNNVVLPQVNTAIDLDGRLAPGQRRFRWAFLTNYVFTQSALKGFAVGGSQRWEDRSVIGYYGRSSGANTLIPNYIDRSDVNRPIYDSANWYTDLWISYTTKIMSGKVRMKLQLNVVDVFEDGGLRPVAVNYDGSVASYRIVDPRTFILSATFDF; from the coding sequence ATGAAAACCATGCCCTGCGCATCTCAAAATCCCCCCGCCCTGTATCACTATCTAATAGCAGCGGCCAGTGGCATGTTAATATCGTCTTCGCTGGTGATGGCGCAGGCTGTTAAACAATCCGATACAGATCCCGCCGAATCTCATCCCCGCGTCCCGGTTGTTACTACTACAGATAGCAGGCCCTCCGACGACATAATCGTGATGTCGCCTTTCCAAGTGGATTCAAAAAAAGAAAAGGGCTATTTTGCCGAGAACACCCTCGCTGGCAGCCGCATGAAGACAAATATCGCCGACTTGGGCGCATCCATATCGGTGATTACGAAGCAGCAGATGGAAGACACTGCATCGTTGGATATCAATGATGTGTTTCGTTACGAGGTGAACACCGAAGGTTCCTCGACTTATACGCCGGGGATATTGTCAGCCCGGAGCGATGGTGTCGCCGACACGATTGCGGCAAACAGTGGCGGCTCCGGAATCGTGCAAACCAATGCGACCGCCAATCGTGTCCGCGGATTGGGAGTGCCCGGCTCGGCACTGAACTATTATCCGGCCAATCCACAGGTGCCCTTCGATTCTTACAACACGGCATCACTGGAAATTTCGCGCGGGCCAAACTCCATGTTGTTTGGCATGGGCAGCCCCGCCGGCATCGTAAATCAAAGCACCGCTCAGGCCCTGTTAAACAAAAACACCGCACAGGCATCATTCCGTGTTGATGATCGTGCGTCAACCCGTGCCAGTTTTAATTTCAACAAGTCTCTCATAAAAGACACCTTGGCTGTCTATGGCGCATTTGTATATAATGACCAACAATTCGAGCGAAAGCCGTCCTACGATATTACACGCCGCCAATATGGCGCGATCACCTACCGCCCGTTCAAGAAGACAATCCTTCGCGCAAGCGTGGAAGGTTACACGAATGACAATCGCCGGCCCAACTCGATGACGCCGCGCGATTTTGTGACCGAATGGGTAAAGGGCGGGCGTCCGGTTTACGACTCCGCGACAGGGACTTTCACCTCGCTGGACACGGGGGCCGTAAGCGCGCCTTTTGCCATGTCAGCCCGTTCGCCGAGAACGGATGCGACTAGAAACTATATTAAATCACTGCCAGGTTATGATCCTTCCAAATGGAATGTGGTAATCAACGCCTCCGACGTTCCGGAATCCAGCTATAATGGCGTCGCCATCTATGGTACGGGGGCGTTTACAAACGCCAATTCCATATTGTTTGTTCCTGGCATCGCGTCTGGCATACCGAATCTCGGCCGCACAGTCATGCAGATTGCCGATGGCAATTTGGTTGCCTGGTTTACTCCCCAAGCCGTTCAATACCGCACTCAATGGGGCAAAGGCGCAAATCCGGCGGCAAATGCGGACACATGGCCGATAGTCGCTCCCGCTTATCCAAACGCCATTCCTGCTGATAATATCAACGGAAATCCAGTCTGGGATGCCGCCTATAACTCCATCACCACGGCCTCTGGCGGCTGGTCGGCCCCGGTCGATGTCTCGGGATACATGTATTCCGGCGTGACGGACAAAAAAATCTACAACTGGGAGAAGATCAACACGCTTCAGATGAATTATGGCAATGATAGAAACACCAATTATAACCTGGAATTGGAACAGGAAATATTGCCAAATCTTTTGCATTTGAGCGCGGGCTGGCTCCGTCAGGATTTCGATTCATTTTCGAGCCACACGGTTGCGACGCTGGACGTCAATACACTCTATGTGGATACAAACGTGAGATTGCCGGACGGCTCCTTGAATCCGTATCTCGGGCAGGTTTTTGTTCGCGACCAGGACCCGGAAATATACGTGAACTCTGAAACTGCGGACAATTATCGCGCGATGCTTGCCTTCACTCCCGATTTCTCAAAAAATAAAAATTGGACGAAATGGCTGGGGCGTCATCAGATTTTAGGTCTGTTTTCCTATCAGGATGTAACCAAGACTTTGTATAGAAAACGGCCTCAATTTGTGGGTGGCGACATCGCCGGCCAATACCGTTTTATGAACAATCCGCAGAATAATGCGGATGGCACGCCTACCGGTTGGAATTACCAGCAGAATGCCTTGCAGCGCCAATACTACTTGTCCAAACCCGGAGATCCCTATGGCACGGTCACACAGGCTTCCGGCGAATGGGGACGCAATGCATACACCGGTGATATTACTGTCTATAATTACGCCACCAGCCAATGGGAAACGGTTTCGATGACGACGGGCTTGGTGACTCGCAGCGAAACCACGGGAAGGAACCAACGACGGCTCGCGTCGTGGTCCGGTGGCATCACCAGCTATTGGTGGGCCGAGAGGCTGATAACGACATTGGGCATTCGTTATGATGATTATCGCGCACGAGCAATAGCCCAGGAAGGTGCTGCCATTACCGATCCTGTCACTAAGACCGTAATATCCAAGGCGCTGACCAACGCCGAAAAATGGGTGGACGGTGTTTATCAAATCGACAAAGTATTTTCACGCTGGAAGCCGTGGGATGAGTTGAGCGGCACCACGAGCACAATTGGTGGCGTTCTGAAACCTTTCCAAGGTTGGGAAGCGATAGAAAGCCGTGCTGATCGCGGTTCCCTATGGTGGGAGTTTGTCCGCAGTTTTGGCGTTAGTTATAACAAATCAGACAACTTTAATGCGCCCGATGCCGCGCAAGTGGACTTGTTTGGCAAGCCGCTCCCAAAACCCACGGGAGAGGGCACAGACTGGGGCGTCCAATTTTCGCTGTTTAAAAACAAGCTATTTGCCCGCGTGACGTGGTTTGAGGCATCAAATGACAATGAGCGCATAACTGGTGGCAGCGCGATTACCCGCCTGAAGGATCACCTTGATACCACGTCCTTCAGAAAGTGGGCGCGCCAAATTGCGCTCATTAACAAGTTCGGTGATCCAACGGTCGCAAATTGGGCTGGCGGACAAACGCTCACACCGGCAGACGAGCAGGAAATCCAGGACGCCACGGCGACAATCTGGCAACAATCATACAATTATTACGGTGAGATTGGATCCCCGGCTGCATCACAAACTGCAAATGCCAAGGGTGTTGAAGTGCAGGTCACCTACAACCCGCTTCCAAACTGGACGATGAAACTGACCGGCGGCAAGCAAGAGACCAGATACAGCGACGTGCTTAAGGAATACACCGCTTGGTATGCGCATCGAAGCCCCGCATGGGACAATGCAAGGGCCGCGGATTATCTTCTGCCTCAATATCAGCAATACGCAAACTATACAACCAGCAGCGGCGGGAATGTGAATCTCGCCAATTTCTGGGGCAGCTACGGTTTTACTCCAGAAATCGGCATCGACCGCACCGACGGATGCACGAATGTCAGAAATTACTTCAACAACGTGGTTCTTCCCCAAGTAAATACGGCGATTGATCTTGATGGCAGGCTCGCGCCAGGACAGCGCAGATTTCGCTGGGCATTCCTGACGAATTATGTTTTCACCCAATCGGCGTTGAAGGGATTTGCCGTGGGTGGCAGCCAGCGTTGGGAAGACAGATCAGTCATTGGGTACTACGGACGATCCAGCGGTGCAAATACGCTCATCCCAAACTATATTGATAGATCGGATGTCAACCGGCCGATTTACGATTCTGCGAACTGGTACACGGATTTATGGATTAGCTATACTACCAAGATTATGTCTGGAAAAGTTCGCATGAAATTGCAGCTTAATGTGGTTGATGTTTTCGAGGATGGAGGTCTTCGGCCAGTGGCGGTCAATTATGACGGTTCTGTCGCCTCCTATCGTATCGTTGATCCGCGCACATTCATTTTGTCAGCAACATTCGATTTCTAA